TTTGCAGAATCATCAATCTTTATCCCTTCCTTGTCTGCGATTTTCCTTATTATCTCGTCAATGTCCTTCCTCTCAAGGTGCTTGAACCTAAAGACAGCGCATCTTGACTGGATTGGCTCGATTATTTTTGAGGAATAGTTGCATGAAAGTATGAACCTGCAGGTTTTGGTGTAGTTTTCCATTGTCCTTCTGAGCGCCTGCTGTGCCTCCCTTGTGAGAGCATCGCTCTCGTCAAGGTAGATTATCTTGAATGGTGCATCGCCCATTGTCCTCGTCCTTGCAAAATTCTTCACACTTTCCCGTATTACATTAATGCCCCTTTCATCAGAGGCGTTAAGTTCAAGGAAGTTCTCGCGCCAGCTCTCCCCAAAGAATTTCTTTGCAATGACTATTGAAAGCGATGTCTTTCCTGTTCCGGCTGGGCCTGAAAAGAGTATGTGGGGCATATTTGCATTCTTGACAAATGCCTTCACTCTTTTCACAATCTCGTCCTGCCCGTAGATTTCCGAGAAGTCGCTCGGCCTGTATTTCTCTGTCCACATCGCATTGTCCATTAAACCACCACTGTGAAAAACCAAAAACCACCTGCATTTATATATTTTATCAAAGGGGCAAATGAGAACAGAAGGGGATAGAGAGAAAGATTTAAATACGCATTTTATTGATTATGTATTTAAGAGATTTTAAGTTAAAAATAAGAGGTGCTTTTTATGAAAGGAAAAAA
This genomic interval from Candidatus Woesearchaeota archaeon contains the following:
- a CDS encoding replication factor C small subunit, whose translation is MDNAMWTEKYRPSDFSEIYGQDEIVKRVKAFVKNANMPHILFSGPAGTGKTSLSIVIAKKFFGESWRENFLELNASDERGINVIRESVKNFARTRTMGDAPFKIIYLDESDALTREAQQALRRTMENYTKTCRFILSCNYSSKIIEPIQSRCAVFRFKHLERKDIDEIIRKIADKEGIKIDDSAKDALFQVSNGDCRKLENILQSCAAVSNVITEKVVYDVASFARPKELRDVLELALANKFIESRKKLF